In Methanosphaera sp. ISO3-F5, a genomic segment contains:
- a CDS encoding zinc ribbon domain-containing protein, which translates to MRLLSKNTAEEDLAKNLIKNHENEIKKVLGKTGVKSLENTLTEIAETEGIEACHNCMNYTLGRINYYKNKQQEYSIESKLADKVYDAYVTDGISRIDKVNGRFMAAQNMKLDMIIEQNNKIINLLEQIANK; encoded by the coding sequence ATGAGATTATTAAGTAAAAACACAGCAGAAGAAGATCTAGCAAAAAATCTAATAAAAAATCATGAAAATGAAATAAAAAAAGTCCTAGGAAAAACAGGAGTAAAAAGCCTAGAAAATACATTAACAGAAATAGCTGAAACAGAAGGAATAGAAGCATGTCATAACTGCATGAACTACACTTTAGGAAGAATAAACTACTATAAAAACAAACAACAAGAATATTCAATAGAATCAAAACTAGCAGACAAAGTATATGATGCATATGTAACAGATGGAATAAGCAGAATAGATAAAGTAAATGGAAGATTTATGGCAGCACAAAATATGAAACTAGATATGATAATTGAACAAAATAATAAAATAATTAACCTACTAGAACAAATAGCAAATAAATAA
- a CDS encoding Ig-like domain-containing protein: MKKKQTIKKLLLLLILTVLLIGIASATEHNNQTNTNKNTIEKSLQNTQTDTKEINKQDTTTNTKTSTTKTPTKITLNKIKTTEFSDKIMITGTYKTSKGTPLKNTAITLNINGKQYKTKTYSSGKYFYKYQTNKVGTNTITATYPGNNKYKAATTKTTFKVTKKGTRIKINYIPTTEYTDKVIIKGKFTNNKAKALMSATIILKINGKKYSTKTDKNGEFTYNYKTNKIGTNNITAYFRGNDYYKYNSTKKTFKVNKITTYTSLYQPYYNKTNKMLLLSGLVYDEQDTDLKKVPVTLNINGKYYKTTTGEYGGFDFQTKLTKSGSKKITITYHGNNKYAQSSVKTTISIPIVKATRTVTVHENTKKNTIITSTTIFGDKIEIRYDFGPDPNIERIGTRTNSYMRNKKTGEIYKRHLDYDGVYRYYKV, encoded by the coding sequence ATGAAAAAGAAACAAACAATAAAAAAACTATTACTACTGCTAATACTAACAGTACTACTCATAGGAATAGCAAGCGCAACAGAACACAATAACCAGACAAACACTAATAAAAATACAATAGAAAAAAGCCTACAAAACACACAAACAGATACAAAAGAAATAAACAAACAAGACACCACAACAAACACGAAAACCAGTACAACCAAAACACCAACCAAGATCACACTCAATAAAATAAAAACAACAGAATTCTCAGACAAAATCATGATAACAGGAACCTATAAAACCAGCAAGGGAACACCATTAAAAAACACAGCGATAACACTAAACATCAACGGCAAACAATACAAAACAAAAACATACAGTTCAGGAAAATACTTCTACAAATACCAGACAAACAAAGTAGGAACCAACACCATAACAGCAACATACCCTGGAAACAACAAATACAAAGCAGCAACCACAAAAACCACATTCAAAGTAACCAAGAAAGGAACACGCATAAAAATAAACTACATACCAACAACAGAATACACTGATAAAGTAATCATCAAGGGAAAATTCACAAACAACAAAGCAAAAGCATTAATGAGTGCAACAATTATCCTGAAAATAAACGGAAAAAAATACAGCACTAAGACAGACAAGAATGGAGAATTCACATATAACTACAAAACAAACAAAATAGGAACCAACAACATAACTGCATACTTCCGAGGAAATGATTACTACAAATACAACTCAACAAAGAAAACATTCAAAGTCAACAAAATAACCACATACACCTCATTATACCAGCCATATTACAATAAAACAAATAAGATGCTACTCCTTAGTGGTCTTGTCTATGATGAGCAAGATACTGACCTGAAAAAAGTACCTGTCACACTGAACATAAATGGAAAATATTATAAAACAACGACGGGCGAGTACGGAGGCTTCGATTTCCAAACCAAACTTACAAAATCAGGATCCAAGAAAATAACAATAACATACCACGGAAACAATAAATACGCTCAATCATCAGTCAAAACAACAATCAGTATACCAATAGTAAAAGCAACAAGAACAGTCACAGTACACGAGAATACCAAAAAAAATACAATAATAACTTCAACAACAATATTTGGAGATAAAATAGAGATAAGATATGATTTTGGACCTGATCCTAACATCGAACGCATTGGAACAAGAACTAATTCATATATGAGAAATAAAAAAACAGGAGAAATATACAAACGTCATTTAGACTATGATGGAGTCTATAGATATTACAAAGTTTAA
- a CDS encoding Ig-like domain repeat protein: MDKKQVVLIYSFLSLLFVLFAMTTISASDFNDSVDDKRISDDYSKDMVTQKSSNTFDDSLRENSDINKLNDSSKFNDNINTKSMEKINTKPVKKEWDSSYLFTDLELNVSDTVYVGDNISINGVLYCGYYTDTPYIYENISVEFESDIYNLTTDENGYFYLNVPASIAGRYTIIAKYSNDNPRIGNSIDYAYVEILKYDTSITVDTDKSIYVGDEFHIYGNLKTYKGNIPNATIRLTVDNSSYYITTLDDGSYNANITVSFSGNKTVEVYYPGSYNYTDITSITSVYAYDSTQLSVVSHKSGYVGEKVSVYGNLKKFGENLANARITLKVDGKTFSVITDEYGNYNAKILMSKMGNKTIISSYVDSKNNIYDTNKTIVNVKKKPTKLTLNTTSTVLVGNKVSIYGKLTSRDASVSDKTVTINFDGKKYNVTTNKNGFYSLKAEVKSSGKHKVRVNYAGSTVYTSTVKSKSFRAEKRKTSIRLSKPLNLFVGEKVNIKGKLISKGSLLSEELLIIDVDGKRYKSKTKKDASFGLKIGVKSSGKHKVRVSYNGSAVYTSAVNSTYFAAEKRLTHISLRSTKKLYLGDKLNINGRLTSKKGAIPKQKIKLTVEGKTYTITTKKYGEFNLKVTSKSTSYKRIYVKYDGNNKYKSSRNNTSYTSKPLNKITIGSTSTVYVGERVSVYGKLTTRDKSAAYKKVTVNLEGKNYKTTTNKYGKYNLKLIPLTSGTKRITVSYGNINKYGVSEYTYFDAYKKSSTISVQSSDSVQFGDKVNVYGKLTSNGNEIPYKTIKININGKHYSTTTNQHGYYNIAITTTSIGKNKILATFTGSDEYYGSDDYVYFTVTKPDSKITVSTTKNPCVGDDVNIYGKLSSKGRGLADQEVVINVESKYYYVFTDTNGKYNLKIDALKKGNNYISVYYDGDSNHKATSTNTKFKVIEPFGTLMLDVGTMYYGESTSKRYVGNNLFSCWYQTYDGQYDKGIHVETIGYNPRTDRYSSPEYTITDALFFFKDSDDEIHWSHANIDYNYYTYLGHTWVSGWTPYKVVVYYRKATAYERQNF, from the coding sequence ATGGATAAAAAACAAGTTGTGTTAATATATTCTTTTTTATCATTACTTTTTGTACTCTTTGCAATGACAACGATTAGTGCATCTGATTTTAATGATTCAGTTGATGATAAAAGGATATCTGATGATTATTCAAAGGATATGGTTACTCAAAAAAGTAGTAATACTTTTGATGATTCGTTACGAGAAAATAGTGATATTAATAAGTTGAATGATTCTTCAAAGTTTAATGATAATATTAATACAAAAAGTATGGAAAAAATCAATACAAAGCCCGTTAAAAAGGAGTGGGATAGTTCTTATTTATTCACAGATTTGGAGTTAAATGTTAGTGATACAGTATATGTGGGGGATAATATATCAATTAATGGTGTGTTATATTGTGGTTATTATACGGATACTCCTTATATATATGAGAATATTAGTGTGGAATTTGAATCTGATATTTATAATTTAACTACAGATGAAAATGGTTATTTTTATTTAAATGTTCCAGCTAGTATTGCTGGTAGATATACAATAATTGCTAAATATTCTAATGATAATCCGAGGATTGGTAATTCAATAGATTATGCTTATGTAGAGATATTGAAATATGATACAAGCATTACAGTAGATACTGATAAGAGTATATATGTTGGTGATGAATTTCATATTTATGGTAATTTAAAAACATATAAAGGTAATATACCTAATGCTACAATAAGATTAACTGTTGATAATAGTTCTTACTATATTACAACATTAGATGATGGTAGTTATAATGCTAACATAACAGTTTCATTCAGTGGTAATAAAACTGTTGAAGTATATTATCCTGGATCATATAATTATACTGATATAACTAGCATAACTTCTGTTTATGCGTATGATAGTACTCAATTATCAGTAGTGTCTCATAAGAGTGGATATGTTGGAGAGAAAGTTAGTGTATATGGAAATCTGAAAAAATTTGGTGAAAATTTAGCAAATGCTAGAATAACCTTAAAAGTAGATGGTAAAACATTTTCAGTAATAACTGATGAATATGGAAATTATAATGCTAAAATTTTGATGTCGAAAATGGGGAATAAGACAATAATATCATCATATGTTGATTCAAAGAATAATATTTATGATACAAATAAAACAATTGTTAATGTGAAGAAAAAACCTACTAAACTAACATTAAACACTACAAGTACAGTCCTAGTAGGAAATAAAGTGAGCATTTATGGAAAACTTACATCAAGGGATGCTTCTGTATCTGATAAAACAGTAACAATCAATTTTGATGGGAAAAAATATAATGTAACTACAAATAAAAATGGTTTTTATAGTCTTAAAGCAGAAGTTAAATCTTCGGGTAAGCATAAAGTCCGGGTAAATTATGCTGGTTCTACGGTTTATACTTCTACAGTAAAGTCCAAATCATTCAGGGCTGAAAAAAGGAAAACTAGTATTAGATTAAGTAAGCCATTGAATTTATTTGTAGGAGAAAAAGTGAATATTAAGGGTAAATTAATTTCTAAAGGAAGTTTATTATCTGAAGAGCTATTAATTATTGATGTTGATGGTAAAAGGTATAAGTCTAAAACTAAAAAAGATGCTAGTTTTGGTCTTAAAATAGGTGTTAAGTCTTCTGGTAAGCATAAAGTCAGGGTAAGCTATAATGGTTCTGCAGTTTATACTTCTGCAGTAAATTCCACATATTTTGCTGCTGAAAAAAGATTAACTCATATTTCTTTAAGAAGTACTAAAAAATTATATCTCGGAGATAAACTCAATATAAATGGAAGATTAACATCAAAAAAGGGTGCAATACCTAAGCAGAAAATTAAATTAACGGTAGAAGGTAAAACGTATACTATCACTACTAAAAAATATGGAGAATTTAATCTAAAAGTAACATCAAAATCCACATCATACAAAAGAATATACGTCAAATATGATGGAAATAATAAGTATAAAAGTTCACGAAACAATACCAGTTATACATCAAAACCATTGAATAAGATTACAATCGGAAGTACTTCAACAGTTTATGTTGGAGAACGGGTAAGTGTCTATGGTAAATTAACTACTCGAGATAAATCAGCAGCATACAAAAAGGTAACAGTTAATCTGGAAGGAAAAAATTATAAAACAACAACTAATAAGTATGGAAAGTATAATCTAAAGCTTATACCATTAACTAGTGGAACAAAACGGATTACAGTATCCTATGGTAACATTAATAAGTATGGAGTATCAGAGTACACGTACTTCGATGCATACAAAAAGTCATCAACCATATCAGTGCAATCATCGGATTCAGTACAATTTGGCGATAAAGTAAATGTTTACGGAAAATTAACCTCCAATGGAAATGAAATTCCATATAAAACAATTAAAATAAATATAAATGGAAAACATTATTCTACAACAACAAATCAGCACGGATATTATAACATAGCTATCACAACAACATCAATTGGTAAAAACAAGATTTTAGCTACATTTACTGGAAGTGATGAATATTATGGTAGTGATGATTATGTGTATTTCACAGTAACTAAACCGGATTCAAAAATAACTGTCAGCACGACTAAAAACCCTTGTGTAGGTGATGATGTGAACATATATGGAAAATTATCATCTAAGGGAAGAGGATTAGCAGATCAAGAAGTTGTTATAAATGTAGAATCCAAGTATTATTATGTTTTCACAGATACAAATGGGAAATATAATTTAAAAATAGATGCTTTAAAAAAGGGAAATAATTATATATCAGTGTATTATGATGGGGACAGTAATCATAAAGCTACTAGTACAAACACAAAATTCAAAGTTATTGAACCATTTGGAACATTAATGTTAGATGTAGGTACTATGTATTATGGTGAGTCAACCTCTAAGAGATATGTTGGAAATAATTTATTCTCATGTTGGTATCAAACATATGATGGACAATATGATAAAGGAATACATGTAGAAACAATAGGTTATAATCCTAGAACTGATAGGTATAGTTCACCGGAGTATACAATTACAGATGCATTATTCTTCTTTAAAGATAGTGATGATGAAATTCATTGGAGTCATGCTAATATAGATTATAATTATTATACTTATTTAGGTCATACATGGGTGTCTGGTTGGACTCCATACAAAGTAGTAGTCTACTATCGTAAAGCAACAGCATATGAAAGACAAAATTTCTAA
- a CDS encoding zinc ribbon domain-containing protein: MTFNYFFATKYVSKKKRLLSKNKLFKNRCENMTQESNINFCINCGNKLTSNANFCIYCGAKIDDDTEDTSNISNNKIYINKANLQELLKIPYIEIIHAEKIIRMRRRGFELKTYDKMKMKLNLNNDEINEIKKYTSLE, from the coding sequence ATGACATTTAATTATTTTTTTGCTACAAAATATGTTAGTAAAAAAAAGAGATTATTATCAAAAAATAAATTATTCAAAAATAGATGTGAAAATATGACTCAAGAATCTAATATAAATTTCTGTATTAATTGTGGAAATAAACTTACTTCCAATGCTAATTTTTGTATTTATTGTGGGGCAAAAATTGATGATGATACCGAAGATACAAGTAATATATCAAATAATAAAATTTACATTAATAAAGCAAACCTACAAGAATTATTAAAAATTCCGTATATTGAAATAATTCATGCAGAAAAAATTATAAGAATGAGAAGAAGGGGATTTGAGTTAAAAACATATGATAAAATGAAAATGAAATTAAATTTAAATAATGATGAAATAAATGAAATTAAAAAATATACTTCATTAGAATAA
- a CDS encoding zinc ribbon domain-containing protein, which produces MYCQKCGYENKESAKFCKKCGTALTIHASLKNHNPTSRTDNNSSKNNKIIIISITIIIISLIIAGSILYMSENNSKTENISSNNENNAVNSNVSSNENLNDNLKIISGSFSTATPLPAKTYITVYVGDNHAGENVKIRVFYSYRGTTLNAGNIVPLTVESTGHFTMRTANELTSYPDHASITLYDGSGNVVDTKEVDINPVSGTQTF; this is translated from the coding sequence ATGTATTGTCAAAAATGTGGTTATGAAAATAAAGAATCAGCTAAATTTTGTAAAAAATGTGGTACCGCTTTAACTATACATGCAAGTTTAAAAAATCATAACCCTACATCACGAACTGATAATAATTCTTCAAAAAATAATAAAATAATAATTATTTCTATAACTATAATTATAATTTCACTAATTATTGCTGGATCAATTCTTTATATGTCTGAAAATAATTCAAAGACTGAAAATATTTCTTCAAATAATGAAAATAATGCAGTTAATTCTAATGTTAGTAGTAATGAAAATTTAAATGATAATTTAAAAATTATTAGTGGAAGTTTTTCAACAGCTACTCCATTACCTGCAAAAACATATATTACAGTATATGTTGGAGATAATCATGCAGGTGAAAATGTTAAAATTAGGGTATTTTATAGTTATAGGGGAACTACATTAAATGCGGGGAATATTGTACCATTAACTGTTGAAAGTACAGGTCATTTTACAATGAGAACTGCAAACGAACTTACTAGTTATCCGGATCATGCATCTATAACTTTATATGATGGATCAGGAAATGTAGTTGATACTAAAGAGGTTGATATTAATCCAGTTAGTGGAACACAAACTTTTTAG